The DNA window TTGGTCACCGCGCGCTTTATTACCCGCAAGGCGGCTGGGTAGCGCCGGCGCAATTAACCCACGTTATGCTGGCACATGCCAGTAAACTATCTGACGTTGAGGTCATCTATAATCGCCAAGTAAGCCAGTTAAGTTATCAAAATGAGCAATGGCGGCTTGATTTTAATAGTGACGAACCGCTGTACGCTCAATGTTTAGTCTTGGCCAATGGCCATCAGCTCACTAATTTTTCGCAAACAGCTCAATTACCGCTCTACCAAACGAGTGGTCAAATAAGCCATGTCCAAAGCACTGAACAACTGTCACCGCTCAAGACACTACTGTGTTATCAAGGATATTTAACCCCGGCCCACCAACAACAGCATTGCCTTGGTGCAAGTTTTGAGCGCGATAAAACCACCACTCAATTAACCGCGAATGAGCAAGCACAAAACCTTGAAAAATTAGTCGACTGTACCGCTGGCAGTCAATGGCCATTAACAATACGTTTGAATAAACTCGCCGGCAAGGTCGGTGTTCGGCTCAGTGCTAAAGATCATCTGCCGATGGTCGGCGCAGTACCTGATTTCGCCGCTACCGTGGCGCAATACAGTGATTTAGCACGTGGTAAGCCTGCGAGTAGATACCCACTAGCACCTCATTACCCCAATCTCTATATGATTGGCGCATTAGGGTCACGCGGTTTGTGTTCGGCGTCGTTGCTCGCAGAAATCCTTGCCTGCCAGCTTACCGGTGAACCACAACCCGTTAATCAGGCTTTACTTGACCAGTTAAATCCTAATCGATATTGGATCAAGCAATTGAAACGTGGCAAGCAGTTACCGTAGTGAACCGGTATTCAGGTTAATTATTAATGCAACGATCAAAAAAAGGAGCGATTTCTCGCTCCTTTTTATTTAGCTAACTATTGGTTATTAAACTTAACCTTTAGCAAGATCTAACATTAGTTCGTTCATTTTGTTAACAAACCCAGCAGGATCTTCTAATGATCCGCGTTCTGACAACAACGCTTGTTGGTATAACACATCAACCCATTTAACAAAACGCTGCTCGTCTTGCTCGTCATTAATGTGCTTAACTAACGTATGCTCTGGGTTAAATTCAAAGATAAACTTAGTTTCAGGAACGCTTTGACCCGCCGCTTCCATCAATTTAATCATTTGGCTTGTCATGTCACTGCCATCTGACACGATACAGCTTGCAGTGTTCGTTAAACGATGCGATACCCGGACATCTTTAACTTTGTCGCCCAATGTTTCTTTGAAACGTTCGGCTAAACTCGCAAATTCTTTATCCACTGATTCTTGTTGCGCTTTTTCTTCGTCGTTGACATCGCCAAGATCAAGATCGGCTTTAACAACTGATACTAATTTCTTGCCATCGAACTCTTCAAAATGGCTCATTAACCATTCATCGACACGATCCGACATTAATAGTACTTCATAACCTTTCTTGCGAAGTTGCTCTAAGTGCGGGCTATTTTTAGCGGCAGCAAAACTGTCAGCCGTAATGAAATAAATAGTGTCTTGACCTTCTTTCATGCGCTCAATGTATTGTGGCAATGAAGCAGATTGCTCGTCAGTATCAAGGTGAGTTGAGGCAAAGCGCAATAGCTTACCGATTTGCTCTTTGTTCGCCGAATCTTCTGCTGGACCTTCTTTAAGCAGCTGACCAAATTCCTGCCAGAATTTCTGGTACTTTTCAGGATCTTTGTTGCCTAAACGATCTAACATTTGTAATACACGTTTGGTACAACCGCTGCGCATTTTTTGCGTTACTTTATTCTCTTGCAGTATTTCGCGTGAGATATTTAATGGCAGATCATTTGAGTCAACCAAGCCCTTTACAAATCGTAAGTAGGTTGGCATAAATTGCTGAGCATCGTCTAAAACGAAAACACGTTGCACATAAAGTTTTAAACCAGACGTTGTTTCACGGTTCCACATATCCCATGGTGCACGTGCAGGGATGTAAAGCAGACTAGTGTATTCAAGTTTACCTTCAACTTTATTGTGTGCCCACGTTAATGGATCTTCAAAGTCGTGTGATACATGCTTGTAGAATTCTTTGTATTCTTCGTCTTTAATTTCAGACTTGCTTAACGTCCAAAGTGCGGTTGCTTTGTTAACCGCTTCCCAGTGGCCTGGAACAGCCGGGATATTTTCACCCTCTTCTACTTCTATTTCAGCGACTTCGTCAGTAAACATTTCAACTGAAATCGAAATATGATCAGAATATTTTGCAATTAACTGCTTTAAGCGATATTCATTTAAAAACTCGTCTTCAGAATCTTTCAGATGAAGAATAATTTCAGTACCACGTTCAGTTTTGGTGATATCGGTTAAATCGTAACTGCCTTCACCTTCAGACTCCCAACGTATCGCTTCATCAGCGCTTACACCAGCAGCACGGGTATTTACTGTTACTTTATCAGCAACGATAAACGATGAGTAAAAACCAACACCGAATTGACCAATTAATTGGCTGTCTTTAGCCTGATCGCCGGTTAAGTTAGTAAAAAATTCAGCGGTACCTGATTTAGCAATCGTACCTAAATGTTCAATCACATCAGTACGGCTCATGCCAATACCGTTATCGCTGATCGTTAATGTGTTTGCTTCTTTATCAAAAGAAACACGAACGCGCAGCTCGCCGTCATTTTCATAAAGGGCATTATCAGCTAGTGCTTTAAAGCGTAACTTGTCTGCCGCATCGGCCGCATTAGAGACTAATTCACGTAAAAATATTTCTTTGTTTGAATAAAGTGAGTGAATCATTAACTTCAGTAATTGAGTTACTTCAGTTTGAAAACCATGGGTTTGGGTAGTCGCAGTCATGCTCGAAACTCCGTTATCTAATTATAAGCGATACAATTTGGTCATTTGACCAAGGATAGTTAATAGATGGGGGGCTCAAGTAATTATTCAAGGGCTCAAACAAAAAAAACACCCGTAGGTGTTTTTTTATCATCGATGTTGGCAACACTGCGGCAATAATTATCATTAATTGCCTGTCTTTGACCGCTCATTGTTTAGTTGTTTGTTCTTTAATTGTTAAGCGCTTAGCTATTTATCTCTTAACTATTGAGAACTGAACGACCGTTCAATGAGTGACTTAACGTCGTGCTATCAACATATTCCAAATCACTGCCAACCGGCACACCATGCGCGATGCGAGTCGCTTTCACTTGATAATCTTGGCATATATCAGCGATGTAATGAGCGGTAGCCTCGCCTTCAACCGTTGGGTTTGTTGCCAGTATCACTTCTTGATATTGCAAGCTTGCAAGGATTTTTTCAAGTTTGTCTAACCCGATATCTTGAGGTCCAATGCCATCAAGTGGTGACAAGTGCCCCATCAACACAAAATAGCGGCCGTAGAAGTGACCAGTTTGCTCAAAAGCAATGACATCAGCTGGGCTTTCTACCACACATAGTTCGCCGCTAAGTCCCCGTTTAGGGTTAACGCAAATTTCGCATAGCTCATGTTCAGTAAAGGTACGACAAGATTGACAATGACCAACCTTAGCCATGCTCAGGGCTAATGCATTAGCCAAAATGTCGCCACCACGCCGGTCACGCTCAAGCAAGTGAAACGCCATGCGTTGAGCAGACTTTTGTCCCACCCCAGGTAAACAGGTGAAGGCTTCGATCAACTCACTAATATAAGGACTAAATTTCATTGGTTTTACTCTACTACCAGTGCAATACGATGACTGGAATACGACAAAATATTAAAGGAAAGGACTTAGCAGCACAAGAGACGGGTTTGCCGTGCAATATATACCTGTAATCAAAGAAGTTACCCGGTTGCAATGCTCATCGCTATAAAACCGTGTAACAGCTAATTGCCAGCCAAGTGATCTCACTTAGCTGGCACAATAACTTAGAAAGGCATTTTCATGCCCGGAGGCAATTGCATACCACCAGTGACTTTCGCCATCATTTCTTTGTTAGTTTCGGCAACACGACGTGCAGCATCATTAATCGCAGCAGCAATTAAGTCTTCTAGCATTTCTTTATCGTCTTCCATTAGCGCTTGGTCAATATTGACCTGACGGACGTTATGGTTGCCAGTCATTACAATTTTAACTAAGCCAGCACCAGACTCACCTGTTACTTCAATTTTTGCAATGTCTTCTTGCGCTTTAGCCATGTCGTCTTGCATTTTTTGGGCTTGTTTCATTAAGTTGCCCATTCCGCCTTTACCAAACATAATGTTCTCTCTTTATTTCTCAATTAATACGGTGAAACTTTCGCTATGATTTACTAATAACACGTTATATTAGCAATCATATATCAGTTATATGATGTTTTTAAGTTTTCTGTAGTTAATACTCTCAAGATTAACTTGGGCACCAAATTTTTGCTCAAATTGAGCAACCGATGCATCACTGCCAATGCATTGCTGTGCGAGACCTAACCGCTGCTGATGTAAATTAACGGCCAATTGATCGGGCGTTAATTGTTGGTCGCTACCAATTTCAACCGTTAAGTTAATATCAGCGCTAAAATGCAGCCGTAGTTTCTGTTCGAGCTGTTCTGATGCGCTCGCCGCGAGCAAATGACGATGCTCAGATCTTAACAATAAGCTCACTTGCTGCTCTTGCTTAAGATAGCTCGATTGCATGGCCAATAATCTTAAGCGACCCGTTAGCTCCATGTCGTCAATCAATAAACTCCATGGATCGTCGGTATTAGGGGCCAACAGAGTTGCTGGGTCGACCACCATTTCACCCGACGCGCTTACGCCTTGCGTTGGTTGATAGTTTTGTCCTACTGCGGTAGTTCTAGTGTCAGTGACCCGAGCTGCGGGTTTAATCTCAAAGTGCTGTGGCGCTGTCAATTGTGTTTGATTTTGACGATCACTTTTCGCTAAATCATTTTGCGGTAGGTCACGTTGCGGTATATCACTTTGCGGTAAAGAGCTATCGGCACGTGCAGACAATCTGCTCTGCTTAGGGCTCGATGGTGTCTTTACCGCCAGTGGCTTTTTTACGCTGGACTCCGGCTCTTTTGAGACTTTACTGCGTAAAACCTTACGGGCTGCTAAAAAATCGCTGATCCCTGTGCTACTTTGGCCATCATTAGCAGCCGGTGGCGCGATGTCTTGCACCGGTTCAGCGCTAAATTGGTGATGATCTCCCTGCTCTTCTTCAGCCATCGCATAAGACATATTTAACATGTCTTGTTCTGAAAACTCTTGCTCTGAACTTTCTTGCTCTACATTAGTTTCAATCGCAACACTTGATTGATTAACGACCGGCTTTGCAATATTTCCTGCTGGCTCAACTCGTTGGTTTTCTAGCCCGGCTGAGCTGGCTGGCGCAGACTCATTAAAAGACTGAGTCACCGGCTGCTGTACCCCCATACTCGCCGTGCTAATTTTACTCGAAGTTACTGGTGCAATGATAGCCTCGTGAACTTGATGCATGTGTTCAGGTTTAACCGCTGGCGAGATTTGAGCTGCCGTGGTTGCGGTTAACACTTTGGCCTGTTGCAAAATCCCTTGCTGTTGCGACGTCAACAAGTCAAGTTCATCGTCGGTTGACGGCTCCCGCGACACTGGCATTGCTGGTTTGGGCATAAATGCTATTAACCGTAGCAATACCATTTCAAAACCACTGCGAGGGTCTGGCGCATACGCTAGCTCTTTGCGCCCTTGCAATAAAATATGGTAGAACAGTTGCAGCATTTCAGCATTAACCGCTGCGGCTAATGCAACAATCGCTTTGGGCTCATCGCCTAACCGCGCCGACGACTTTACAATTTGACTCAGTGCGGCTAAGTGCACATCTTTGCTCATCTGTTTGAGCAACTGATCATAATCAGGCGCGAACTGACTCAACTCTTCTATTTTACTAAACAACAAATCGCCATCTTGTTGCGCGGCGAGCATAATTAATTCAGTACTGAAGCCGGTCTCTAAACTGCCTAACATCGCCGTAACATCGGCAATAGCAAGTGTGCCATTGCCAAACGCGATCCCTTGATCGGTTAAACTTAACGCATCTCGCATGCTGCCATCAGCGGCATTGGCAATTAAACTTAATGCACCGAGATCAAAGTCGACCTGCTCTTGTTGCAGAATATGTTCAAGCTGTTTAGCGATTTGATCACTAGAAATGGCTTTAAGATTAAATTGCAAACAACGTGATAAAATTGTGACCGGTAGTTTCTGAGCTTCTGTTGTCGCGAACAAAAACTTCACATGCTCTGGTGGTTCTTCCAGTGTCTTTAATAACGCATTGAAACTACTGCGAGATAACATGTGAACTTCATCAATTAAATAAACCTTATAGCGACCTCGGCTCGGTTTATATTGCACGTTATCTAAAATGTCACGGGTGTCTTCAACTTTCGTTTTAGATGCGGCATCAATTTCAATTAAATCAACAAAATTACCTTGATCAATTTCGATACAGCTTTGACACACACCACAGGGTTGCGCTGATACGCTTTGTTCGCAATTGAGTGCTTTAGCTAACAACCGAGCGATCGACGTTTTCCCCACCCCTCGGGTGCCGGAAAACAGATATGCATGATGCAGTCGATTGTTGTCTAGCGCATTGACTAATGCTTGCAGGACATGCTGCTGCCCAACAACCTGATCAAAGCTGCGAGGACGCCATTTGCGGGCCAATACTTGATATGACATATAAATTCCGAATTACTGTTAACGTTGCCTATTCGCCTTCAAATTCAACTAAAGTTGTCAACGAAAGTCCTAAAGCTTTTAAACGGGTTTCGCCACCAAGATCAGGCAATGAAATTACGAACGCTGCATCAACAACTTCAGCGCCTAGCTCACGGATCAATAATGTTGTCGCTTCAACCGTACCGCCAGTTGCCAATAAGTCGTCAACTATTAGTACTTTATCTGCAGGACTTAGCGCATCAACGTGCAACTCAAGGATATCACTGCCATATTCAAGTTCATAAGATTGTGAGATAGTTTTACGGGGTAACTTGCCAGGCTTTCTTACTGGAACAAAACCAACACCTAATGCCAAGGCCAGTGGTGCACCAAAGATGAAACCACGTGCCTCAGTGCCAACAATTTTGGTAATGCCATGGTCACGGTAAGTATCTGCAAAAGACTCTATAACCAAAGCAAACGCAATAGGATCTTCGAGTAATGAAGTAACATCACGAAAGATAATGCCAGGTTTTGGGTAATCAATGATTGTCGCGATTGCATTTCTTACAAGGTTTAACTGCTGTGTATCCATTTTAGGTTCCATTTCCTGCCGCTTAAGAAGTAAAGCAACTAGGGTTCAAAACCGCCAATTATATGCGAGCACAATCAGAATTAACAGAGCTTGCGCAGCCTAAGTAAAAAAAACATCGGTTTAGAGATTAAACTCGCACATTATGTACCCAAGCCAATAAATAATAGCGAGCGAAATAGCCATTAGTGAATCATTCTAAGACTAAGGCTCTGGTACTTAGATTATTGTGCGAAGTTAATAACCTAAGAACCTGAGTATTTAAATGCCTAAGTACGTACAAACCTAAGCAACTACATAACTAAATTCCTACATATCTAAGCACCTAAGTATCTATAAGTCTAAGCGCCTAACTTTATACCTTCTCTCGCTGTAGCTACGGTTAACCGTCAGTCGTAATAGCGGTGATCAATTGTGCCAGGACCTTCTCCGCGTCGGTAGTCGCAATTTGGCAAGTGCCGGCAGCATCATGCCCCCCGCCTTGGTACGTTAACATTAAATCACCAACATTGGTTTTGGATGAGCGGTCAAAAATCGATTTGCCCGTCGCAAACACGATATTTTGGCGCTGAAAACCCCACATAGCATGAATAGAGATATTACATTGAGGGAACAATGCGTAAATAGTGAAACGATTGCCAGCATAAATAGTCTCTTCTTCACGTAAATCTAGTACCACTAAATTTTTGTGCTCGGTAGCACAACGGGTTACCTGCTCTTTGAACAAATCTTGTTGTTCAAAATAAAGTTCAACCCGCTCAGCAACATCGGGGTGTTGCATGATTTCTTCAATATCAGAGGTTCGGCACATATCAATTAATTCCATCATTAATTGATAATTCGAAATCCTAAACTCTCTAAAGCGACCCAAGCCAGTACGTGCGTCCATGATAAAATTCAATAAATCCCAGCCTTTGGGTTCAATAACATCACTCATTTCAAATTGCGCAGCATCGCATTTATCAACCGCAGTCATCATATCATCCCAAGACACCGGAAATACTTCATGGCCGCCATAATGCTTCCACACTACCCGAGCTGCTGATGGCGCATTAGAATCAATCACATGATTATCTAGATCAGCCTCGTTGCGTTTAACTTCTGACAAGTGGTGATCAAATGCTATTTTAACCCCGGGCACAAAGGGCAAATTTGTCGTAATGTCTCTTTCTGTAACAGCAATTTTCCCATCTTGCATATCTTTTGGATGAACAAAACTAATTTCATCTATTAAATCGATATACTTCAACAGCACAGCACAAACTAATCCATCAAAATCACTGCGTGTAATCAATCTAAATTTATCAACACCCATTCCAAACTCCTTCTGTTATACGACCGTAATACTCAAAATGATAATCTACAGGCTGATTGCGTTTAAACAATTTATAATTAAATAATATTATTACCCGATTAAATCAAGCCACTCAAGCAAAATATAACAAATATCGACTTATAGTGCGGCAGACTACCTAGTCTCTTTATTAATTTTTGCGGCATAATCGGCCAAGATAAAACAACGATGCCCACAATAGCGGTCTTTGATTAAGATTCTGATACAATGGATAATAATGATTACACAATTGACTGCATTAATAATGACTACAAAAGTTGCACTAATTACCGGGGCATCCAAACGAATTGGCGCGGCGACCACCACTGCCTTACATGATTTAGGATATAATGTTGTAATTCATTACAATACCTCAACAAAATCGGCGCAGCAGTTGGCTGAAAAGCTTAATGCGATTAGGGCTAATTCTGCCTTTATTATCGCAGGTGACCTAACTAAGCCCAGTGTTATTCCCCGACTCGTTGCAGCAACAATTGAACACTATTCACGGCTAGATGTGTTGGTTAACAACGCGTCGAGTTTCTATCCTACCCCTGTTGGTACCATCGATGTTTTACAAGTTAATGATTTAATTGCAACAAATATGACCGCTCCACTTTTTCTCGCCCAAGCATGTTTACCGGCCTTACGTGAAAGTAAGGGCGTAATCATCAACATGTGTGATATTCATGGCAAAAAACCATTAAAGGGTCATACTGTATACTGCATGGCGAAGGCAGGTCTTGCAATGATGACGCTATCTCTGGCCAATGAATTGGCCCCCGACATTCGAGTTAATGGCATTGCACCAGGTGCTATTGTTTGGCCCAATGCAGGTATTTCAACCCAAGACATTAATCATGTTATTAATGAAATACCCTTAAAGCGCAAAGGTGAAGCCTCTGATATTGCACAAGCGATTTGCTACTTAGTAACCGCGCCATACGTCAGCGGCCAAATTCTATCTGTCGATGGGGGTCGTTGCATATCAGCATCAATAGGTGCTTAACGCATGGAGCTAATGTGATGAAAAAAGTTCAAAATGTCACGATAAAATGTCCACATTGCGGTCACCCGACCCATCTAGACCTTGACGCCAGCAACGGTGATCAAGATTATTACGAAGAGTGCACTAATTGTTGTCAAGAGCTGCACCTAAAAATTCACTTAGATGAACAAAAACGGCAACTGAATGTTGCCGTTGATGCTGACGATGAGCAATTTTATTAGAACGGCAATGGCGTAAATATAACATGCGCAGCCAAGCTTAGTTGGCGCTTAAATTTTTTGCGGCTAATACCCGCTCTACGGTGTCGACAATCGCCTGAGTTTGACTGTCTATCTCAATGTTGTACCTTTCGCCTAAACTTTTACTATCTAGCGTGGTTAAACTGCGCGTCTCTGGGATCAGGTGTACTTCAAACCAATTCGCTCCAGTTTTCCCTACCGTTAA is part of the Gammaproteobacteria bacterium genome and encodes:
- the htpG gene encoding molecular chaperone HtpG, whose protein sequence is MTATTQTHGFQTEVTQLLKLMIHSLYSNKEIFLRELVSNAADAADKLRFKALADNALYENDGELRVRVSFDKEANTLTISDNGIGMSRTDVIEHLGTIAKSGTAEFFTNLTGDQAKDSQLIGQFGVGFYSSFIVADKVTVNTRAAGVSADEAIRWESEGEGSYDLTDITKTERGTEIILHLKDSEDEFLNEYRLKQLIAKYSDHISISVEMFTDEVAEIEVEEGENIPAVPGHWEAVNKATALWTLSKSEIKDEEYKEFYKHVSHDFEDPLTWAHNKVEGKLEYTSLLYIPARAPWDMWNRETTSGLKLYVQRVFVLDDAQQFMPTYLRFVKGLVDSNDLPLNISREILQENKVTQKMRSGCTKRVLQMLDRLGNKDPEKYQKFWQEFGQLLKEGPAEDSANKEQIGKLLRFASTHLDTDEQSASLPQYIERMKEGQDTIYFITADSFAAAKNSPHLEQLRKKGYEVLLMSDRVDEWLMSHFEEFDGKKLVSVVKADLDLGDVNDEEKAQQESVDKEFASLAERFKETLGDKVKDVRVSHRLTNTASCIVSDGSDMTSQMIKLMEAAGQSVPETKFIFEFNPEHTLVKHINDEQDEQRFVKWVDVLYQQALLSERGSLEDPAGFVNKMNELMLDLAKG
- a CDS encoding exopolyphosphatase, which translates into the protein MGVDKFRLITRSDFDGLVCAVLLKYIDLIDEISFVHPKDMQDGKIAVTERDITTNLPFVPGVKIAFDHHLSEVKRNEADLDNHVIDSNAPSAARVVWKHYGGHEVFPVSWDDMMTAVDKCDAAQFEMSDVIEPKGWDLLNFIMDARTGLGRFREFRISNYQLMMELIDMCRTSDIEEIMQHPDVAERVELYFEQQDLFKEQVTRCATEHKNLVVLDLREEETIYAGNRFTIYALFPQCNISIHAMWGFQRQNIVFATGKSIFDRSSKTNVGDLMLTYQGGGHDAAGTCQIATTDAEKVLAQLITAITTDG
- a CDS encoding CPXCG motif-containing cysteine-rich protein, which produces MKKVQNVTIKCPHCGHPTHLDLDASNGDQDYYEECTNCCQELHLKIHLDEQKRQLNVAVDADDEQFY
- the apt gene encoding adenine phosphoribosyltransferase, producing MDTQQLNLVRNAIATIIDYPKPGIIFRDVTSLLEDPIAFALVIESFADTYRDHGITKIVGTEARGFIFGAPLALALGVGFVPVRKPGKLPRKTISQSYELEYGSDILELHVDALSPADKVLIVDDLLATGGTVEATTLLIRELGAEVVDAAFVISLPDLGGETRLKALGLSLTTLVEFEGE
- a CDS encoding pteridine reductase codes for the protein MTTKVALITGASKRIGAATTTALHDLGYNVVIHYNTSTKSAQQLAEKLNAIRANSAFIIAGDLTKPSVIPRLVAATIEHYSRLDVLVNNASSFYPTPVGTIDVLQVNDLIATNMTAPLFLAQACLPALRESKGVIINMCDIHGKKPLKGHTVYCMAKAGLAMMTLSLANELAPDIRVNGIAPGAIVWPNAGISTQDINHVINEIPLKRKGEASDIAQAICYLVTAPYVSGQILSVDGGRCISASIGA
- the dnaX gene encoding DNA polymerase III subunit gamma/tau, with the protein product MSYQVLARKWRPRSFDQVVGQQHVLQALVNALDNNRLHHAYLFSGTRGVGKTSIARLLAKALNCEQSVSAQPCGVCQSCIEIDQGNFVDLIEIDAASKTKVEDTRDILDNVQYKPSRGRYKVYLIDEVHMLSRSSFNALLKTLEEPPEHVKFLFATTEAQKLPVTILSRCLQFNLKAISSDQIAKQLEHILQQEQVDFDLGALSLIANAADGSMRDALSLTDQGIAFGNGTLAIADVTAMLGSLETGFSTELIMLAAQQDGDLLFSKIEELSQFAPDYDQLLKQMSKDVHLAALSQIVKSSARLGDEPKAIVALAAAVNAEMLQLFYHILLQGRKELAYAPDPRSGFEMVLLRLIAFMPKPAMPVSREPSTDDELDLLTSQQQGILQQAKVLTATTAAQISPAVKPEHMHQVHEAIIAPVTSSKISTASMGVQQPVTQSFNESAPASSAGLENQRVEPAGNIAKPVVNQSSVAIETNVEQESSEQEFSEQDMLNMSYAMAEEEQGDHHQFSAEPVQDIAPPAANDGQSSTGISDFLAARKVLRSKVSKEPESSVKKPLAVKTPSSPKQSRLSARADSSLPQSDIPQRDLPQNDLAKSDRQNQTQLTAPQHFEIKPAARVTDTRTTAVGQNYQPTQGVSASGEMVVDPATLLAPNTDDPWSLLIDDMELTGRLRLLAMQSSYLKQEQQVSLLLRSEHRHLLAASASEQLEQKLRLHFSADINLTVEIGSDQQLTPDQLAVNLHQQRLGLAQQCIGSDASVAQFEQKFGAQVNLESINYRKLKNII
- the recR gene encoding recombination protein RecR encodes the protein MKFSPYISELIEAFTCLPGVGQKSAQRMAFHLLERDRRGGDILANALALSMAKVGHCQSCRTFTEHELCEICVNPKRGLSGELCVVESPADVIAFEQTGHFYGRYFVLMGHLSPLDGIGPQDIGLDKLEKILASLQYQEVILATNPTVEGEATAHYIADICQDYQVKATRIAHGVPVGSDLEYVDSTTLSHSLNGRSVLNS
- a CDS encoding YbaB/EbfC family nucleoid-associated protein → MFGKGGMGNLMKQAQKMQDDMAKAQEDIAKIEVTGESGAGLVKIVMTGNHNVRQVNIDQALMEDDKEMLEDLIAAAINDAARRVAETNKEMMAKVTGGMQLPPGMKMPF